In one window of Denticeps clupeoides chromosome 2, fDenClu1.1, whole genome shotgun sequence DNA:
- the LOC114784890 gene encoding palmitoyltransferase ZDHHC16A-like isoform X2: protein MRPCLGVGHLLLRWLRVCSRRARNRLPKCVRERWAYAQLLWRSLFYNSLTNCDVVSDSLLEPIFWMVDILTRWFGMVFVFLVVALTSSILIISYFCLLPLVLNTYPPFWIVWHICYGHWNLIMIIFHYYKATKTSPGYPPKMKPDIPFVSVCKKCIIPKPARTHHCGICNTCILKMDHHCPWLNNCVGHFNHRYFFSFCLFMTLGCMYCSISGRTLFINAYHAIESSYNTPPPPYTFKDKMFHKSIIYMWVLTSTVAVALGGLTLWHAMLISRGETSIERHINKKEAKRLAKHGKVYRNPFNYGRLNNWKIFFGVEKTSHWLTRVLLPSSHAPYGDGLTWDIYPHQKDIMPV from the exons ATGCGGCCATGCCTCGGTGTCGGGCACCTCTTGCTGAGGTGGTTGCGCGTTTGCTCCAGACGCGCTCGAAACCGACTGCCCAAGTGCGTGAGGGAGAGGTGGGCCTACGCCCAGCTGCTGTGGCGCTCCCTCTTTTACAACTCGCTCACCAACTGCGACGTGGTGAGCGACTCGCTTTTGGAGCCCATCTTCTGGATGGTGGACATTCTCACCCGCTGGTTCGGCATG GTCTTTGTGTTCCTGGTGGTGGCGCTGACGAGTTCCATCCTGATCATCTCCTACTTCTGCCTGCTGCCTCTGGTGCTGAACACCTACCCTCCCTTCTGGATTGTTTGGCATATCTGCTACGGCCACTGGAATCTGATCATGATCATCTTCCATTACTACAAAGCTACCAAAACATCCCCAGGGTACCCTCCTAAG ATGAAGCCAGACATTCCGTTTGTGTCCGTCTGCAAAAAGTGCATCATTCCTAAACCGGCCCGAACACACCACTGCGGGATCTGCAACAC GTGTATACTGAAAATGGACCACCACTGCC CATGGCTGAATAACTGTGTGGGTCATTTTAACCATCGCTACTTCTTCTCATTCTGCCTCTTCATGACGCTGGGTTGTATGTACTGCAGCATAAGTGGCCGAACCCTCTTCATTAATGCCTACCACGCTATCGAG AGCTCATACAATACCCCTCCACCTCCCTACaccttcaaggacaaaatgttccacAAGAGCATCATCTACATGTGGGTTCTCACAAG TACAGTGGCAGTGGCCCTGGGTGGTCTGACGCTGTGGCATGCCATGCTCATCTCCCGCGGCGAGACCAGCATTGAGAgacacatcaacaaaaaggaGGCCAAACGCTTAGCCAAGCACGGCAAG GTGTACAGGAATCCATTTAACTATGGAAGACTGAACAACTGGAAGATTTTCTTTGGGGTAGAAAAGACAAG TCATTGGCTGACTCGAGTTCTCCTGCCTTCTAGCCATGCCCCCTATGGGGACGGGCTTACGTGGGACATCTATCCTCACCAGAAAGACATCATGCCTGTGTGA
- the LOC114784890 gene encoding palmitoyltransferase ZDHHC16A-like isoform X1, with protein sequence MRPCLGVGHLLLRWLRVCSRRARNRLPKCVRERWAYAQLLWRSLFYNSLTNCDVVSDSLLEPIFWMVDILTRWFGMVFVFLVVALTSSILIISYFCLLPLVLNTYPPFWIVWHICYGHWNLIMIIFHYYKATKTSPGYPPKMKPDIPFVSVCKKCIIPKPARTHHCGICNTCILKMDHHCPWLNNCVGHFNHRYFFSFCLFMTLGCMYCSISGRTLFINAYHAIEHFKHLEVEQPGVPVKGVGLLIGIVPPEAMTKKSSYNTPPPPYTFKDKMFHKSIIYMWVLTSTVAVALGGLTLWHAMLISRGETSIERHINKKEAKRLAKHGKVYRNPFNYGRLNNWKIFFGVEKTSHWLTRVLLPSSHAPYGDGLTWDIYPHQKDIMPV encoded by the exons ATGCGGCCATGCCTCGGTGTCGGGCACCTCTTGCTGAGGTGGTTGCGCGTTTGCTCCAGACGCGCTCGAAACCGACTGCCCAAGTGCGTGAGGGAGAGGTGGGCCTACGCCCAGCTGCTGTGGCGCTCCCTCTTTTACAACTCGCTCACCAACTGCGACGTGGTGAGCGACTCGCTTTTGGAGCCCATCTTCTGGATGGTGGACATTCTCACCCGCTGGTTCGGCATG GTCTTTGTGTTCCTGGTGGTGGCGCTGACGAGTTCCATCCTGATCATCTCCTACTTCTGCCTGCTGCCTCTGGTGCTGAACACCTACCCTCCCTTCTGGATTGTTTGGCATATCTGCTACGGCCACTGGAATCTGATCATGATCATCTTCCATTACTACAAAGCTACCAAAACATCCCCAGGGTACCCTCCTAAG ATGAAGCCAGACATTCCGTTTGTGTCCGTCTGCAAAAAGTGCATCATTCCTAAACCGGCCCGAACACACCACTGCGGGATCTGCAACAC GTGTATACTGAAAATGGACCACCACTGCC CATGGCTGAATAACTGTGTGGGTCATTTTAACCATCGCTACTTCTTCTCATTCTGCCTCTTCATGACGCTGGGTTGTATGTACTGCAGCATAAGTGGCCGAACCCTCTTCATTAATGCCTACCACGCTATCGAG CACTTCAAGCATCTGGAGGTGGAGCAGCCGGGTGTCCCGGTGAAAGGGGTGGGACTGCTCATTGGCATTGTGCCTCCAGAGGCCATGACCAAGAAG AGCTCATACAATACCCCTCCACCTCCCTACaccttcaaggacaaaatgttccacAAGAGCATCATCTACATGTGGGTTCTCACAAG TACAGTGGCAGTGGCCCTGGGTGGTCTGACGCTGTGGCATGCCATGCTCATCTCCCGCGGCGAGACCAGCATTGAGAgacacatcaacaaaaaggaGGCCAAACGCTTAGCCAAGCACGGCAAG GTGTACAGGAATCCATTTAACTATGGAAGACTGAACAACTGGAAGATTTTCTTTGGGGTAGAAAAGACAAG TCATTGGCTGACTCGAGTTCTCCTGCCTTCTAGCCATGCCCCCTATGGGGACGGGCTTACGTGGGACATCTATCCTCACCAGAAAGACATCATGCCTGTGTGA
- the LOC114784612 gene encoding histidine protein methyltransferase 1 homolog, producing the protein MAFSFNFTIQAETGELPGEEQTFEKENGHSTRTEEHGSAPKQPKEAKEHGAPRDPAALLANAVPETLSIGALPPLRHLNEFVFEQTAPEREDDEAILSQTIGQHSDLISGVYEGGLKVWECTYDLLDYLEQEGETFSGKRVLDLGCGAGLLGLLALKRGASRVHFQDYNSTVIEQLTVPNVLLNCDYDDDDDDDSDEEKDGKHGSPPSKKRALDLAPPPDMARCRFFSGDWTSFLPLLLSEKPPPKYDMILTSETIYNTSYYKALHDVFEQLLANNGVVYLSTKSHYFGVGGGLHLFETFVVQRNVLEVKRLKDIETGLQRHVVSLRFKKS; encoded by the exons ATGGCTTTCAGCTTCAATTTCACTATCCAGGCAGAGACGGGAGAACTTCCTGGAGAAGAACAAACCTTTGAAAAAGAAAACGGACATTCTACAAGAACT GAGGAGCATGGCAGTGCACCGAAACAGCCTAAAGAAGCTAAAGAGCACGGTGCGCCACGTGACCCGGCAGCCCTGCTCGCCAATGCCGTACCCGAGACCCTCTCCATCGGGGCGCTGCCGCCTCTCCGTCACCTAAACGAGTTCGTGTTCGAGCAGACCGCTCCGGAACGGGAGGACGACGAAGCCATCCTGTCGCAGACCATCGGCCAACACTCGGACCTCATATCCGGGGTGTACGAGGGCGGCCTGAAGGTCTGGGAGTGCACCTACGATCTCCTGGACTACCTAGAGCAGGAGGGCGAGACCTTCTCTGGGAAGAGAGTGCTGGATTTGGGCTGTGGGGCCGGGCTCCTGGGTCTTTTGGCCCTGAAGAGAGGAGCTTCTCGGGTGCACTTCCAGGACTATAACAGCACAGTGATCGAGCAGCTGACTGTGCCCAACGTCCTCCTGAACTGTgactatgatgatgatgatgatgatgacagcgATGAAGAGAAGGATGGAAAGCATGGTAGTCCACCGAGCAAAAAGAGGGCATTGGACCTTGCACCCCCCCCAGACATGGCCAGGTGTAGGTTCTTCTCTGGTGACTGGACGTCTTTCCTGCCACTGTTGCTAAGTGAGAAACCACCTCCCAAATATGACATGATCCTCACTTCTGAGACCATCTACAACACATCATATTATAAGGCCTTGCATGATGTATTTGAACAACTGTTGGCCAACAACGGTGTTGTTTATTTGTCCACCAAATCACACTATTTTGGGGTAGGTGGAGGACTACACCTGTTTGAGACGTTTGTGGTCCAGAGGAACGTCTTAGAGGTGAAACGACTGAAGGACATAGAGACCGGACTCCAGAGGCACGTTGTGTCTCTGAGGTTCAAAAAAAGCTGA
- the pgam1a gene encoding phosphoglycerate mutase 1, whose translation MAAYKLVLIRHGESCWNQENRFCGWFDADLSETGAQEAKRGGQALKDAGYEFDICYTSVLKRAIRTLWIVMDEIDQMWLPVHRTWRLNERHYGGLTGLNKAETAAKHGEAQVKIWRRSYDIPPPPMDADHDYYGVISKDRRYADLTEDQLPSCESLKDTIARALPFWNDEIVPQIKEGKRVLIAAHGNSLRGIVKHLEGMSEEAIMELNLPTGIPILYELDKNLKPIKPMQFLGDEETVRKAMEAVAAQGKAKK comes from the exons ATGGCGGCGTACAAGCTGGTCCTCATCCGCCACGGCGAGAGCTGCTGGAACCAGGAGAACCGCTTCTGTGGCTGGTTTGACGCGGACTTGAGCGAAACGGGGGCTCAGGAGGCGAAGAGAGGTGGACAGGCCCTGAAAg ACGCTGGGTATGAGTTCGACATCTGTTACACGTCCGTGCTGAAGAGGGCGATCCGCACCCTCTGGATCGTAATGGACGAGATAGATCAGATGTGGCTACCGGTGCACCGGACGTGGCGTCTGAACGAGCGCCACTATGGTGGCCTGACCGGGCTGAACAAAGCCGAGACAGCCGCCAAGCATGGCGAGGCACAGGTTAAGATCTGGAGACGCTCCTATGACATCCCCCCGCCTCCCATGGATGCTGACCACGACTATTATGGTGTCATCAGCAAG GATCGCCGGTACGCTGACCTGACTGAGGACCAGCTTCCATCTTGTGAGAGCCTGAAAGACACTATTGCTCGTGCGCTGCCATTCTGGAACGACGAGATTGTGCCCCAGATCAAAGAGGGCAAGAGAGTCCTCATTGCAGCCCATGGAAACAGCCTGAGGGGCATCGTCAAACACTTGGAGG GCATGTCTGAGGAGGCCATCATGGAGCTGAACCTTCCCACAGGCATTCCCATCCTGTATGAGCTGGACAAGAACCTCAAACCCATCAAGCCCATGCAGTTCCTCGGCGACGAGGAGACTGTGCGCAAGGCGATGGAGGCTGTGGCGGCCCAGGGCAAGGCCAAGAAGTAG
- the marveld1 gene encoding MARVEL domain-containing protein 1 translates to MAPQPPQQVRRGLLEFARSFVGIVRLLQILLGAGLWVTIAANKYEGSIHFVLFVAVLFWLLTLALYFVTLLDKQDLVPLVGGERWLLSNMVHDIAATVLYLPAIGVMVHKTEKNSFCNLEQYKHYCLYKVYLTATVFTGLCAFAYLLSAVYSIIRKCRGEQTIV, encoded by the coding sequence ATGGCTCCACAGCCTCCACAGCAGGTGAGAAGGGGCCTGTTGGAGTTTGCGAGGAGCTTCGTGGGCATAGTGCGCCTTCTGCAGATCCTTCTGGGAGCCGGCCTGTGGGTCACCATCGCCGCCAACAAGTATGAGGGCTCCATCCACTTTGTGCTCTTCGTGGCCGTGCTCTTCTGGCTCCTGACCCTGGCCCTGTACTTCGTCACGCTACTGGACAAGCAAGACCTGGTGCCCCTGGTGGGTGGGGAACGCTGGTTGCTGAGCAACATGGTGCACGACATCGCGGCCACTGTCCTGTACCTGCCGGCCATCGGCGTCATGGTCCACAAGACGGAGAAGAACTCTTTCTGCAACCTGGAGCAGTACAAGCACTACTGCCTCTACAAGGTCTACCTCACGGCCACCGTGTTCACCGGCCTGTGCGCCTTCGCATACCTGCTCTCCGCCGTCTACAGCATCATCAGGAAATGCCGGGGGGAGCAGACCATTGTCTGA